In Bradyrhizobium sp. CCBAU 051011, the following are encoded in one genomic region:
- a CDS encoding cobalamin biosynthesis protein, which produces MKVAGLGFKREVTLAALREALAAAGGPEGLAAVATVSDKAETAALKLLARELTVPIRPVSADVLAGIATPTQSESIKAKFGTGSVAEAAALAVAGRGARLVSTRAVSQDRTATAAIAVGDAE; this is translated from the coding sequence GTGAAGGTCGCAGGTCTGGGGTTCAAGCGGGAGGTCACACTGGCTGCGCTGCGCGAAGCTCTCGCCGCCGCGGGCGGTCCTGAAGGTCTCGCGGCAGTTGCAACTGTCAGCGACAAGGCCGAAACCGCCGCGCTCAAATTGCTGGCGCGCGAACTCACCGTGCCGATCCGGCCTGTTTCGGCCGATGTCCTAGCCGGCATTGCCACGCCCACACAGTCAGAATCCATCAAGGCGAAGTTCGGTACGGGCTCCGTCGCCGAAGCCGCAGCGCTTGCGGTCGCCGGCCGTGGTGCGCGCCTCGTTTCGACGCGGGCTGTCTCGCAGGATCGGACGGCGACCGCAGCGATCGCGGTAGGAGACGCCGAATGA